A single Bacillus oleivorans DNA region contains:
- a CDS encoding DMT family transporter: MAWVSLIIAGLCEAFGVLSINKWINSRNWKSLLLIILGFGASFLFLAYAMKTLPMGTAYAIWTGIGSSGGAILGIIFYGESKEWRRIACIVTILGAAIGLKLVS, from the coding sequence ATGGCCTGGGTATCATTAATCATAGCAGGATTATGTGAAGCATTTGGTGTTTTATCCATTAATAAATGGATTAACAGTCGTAATTGGAAATCCTTATTATTAATAATTCTCGGATTTGGAGCTAGTTTTCTATTTCTTGCTTATGCAATGAAAACTCTGCCTATGGGGACAGCTTATGCAATATGGACAGGAATTGGCTCATCTGGCGGAGCAATATTAGGCATCATATTTTACGGTGAATCAAAAGAATGGAGAAGAATTGCATGTATTGTAACTATTTTAGGTGCGGCAATTGGACTAAAACTCGTTTCGTAA